A genomic region of Papaver somniferum cultivar HN1 chromosome 7, ASM357369v1, whole genome shotgun sequence contains the following coding sequences:
- the LOC113300253 gene encoding uncharacterized protein LOC113300253: MAAIYSIPIPPHLPKPLLNSKQNPKLSFALSTSILFSSPTISSSFTRPPRIQVAAESSASTTTTSSTVEEDEKLDDTAISIDILKRFIDINVGKWNGFFYQFDSHGKLLQEVNTKLSSSSYGEGELISLIQTLYIKQPVLYEDDEEEWAEYKIKETNMFTIDKYQQIGFFPKDRAFSLRYQTAGMLEHVLRQGVLGENDTGEESPKNLKLPSRQPSVVCENCLYSQVKDLRARAFHIMDPKGILEMLLVFVEGRDGSPLPPSFASSEDTASRITSFLGRWEGHSITNRSGVYDATIAEADTVALLEFDDKGQLIQDITSTSDGGDVTTNVHWTGTVSDNLITFDGGFQMTLLPGGMYMACPCNIANSIAELKSFHLEFCWLESPNKRHRLIRTYDVEGLAVSSTYIYETKI, encoded by the exons ATGGCAGCAATTTATTCAATTCCAATACCGCCTCATTTACCAAAACCCCTCCTAAATTCAAAGCAAAACCCTAAACTCTCATTTGCACTATCAACTTCAATCCTGTTTTCTTCTCCAACCATCTCTTCATCATTTACCAGACCTCCTCGAATTCAAGTAGCTGCTGAATCTTCAGCTTCCACTACTACTACTTCTTCTACAGTTGAAGAAGATGAGAAATTAGACGATACTGCCATCAGTATTGATATTCTGAAGCGTTTTATTGATATCAATGTAGGGAAATGGAATGGATTCTTCTAT CAATTTGATTCTCATGGAAAATTGCTTCAAGAAGTAAACACAAAGCTTTCCTCGAGTTCATACGGCGAAGGTGAATTGATTAGTCTAATCCAAAC CCTGTACATAAAACAACCTGTATtatatgaggatgatgaagaagaatgggCAGAGTACAAGATCAAAGAAACCAATATGTTCACTATAGACAAATATCAGCAG ATTGGTTTTTTCCCTAAAGACCGAGCGTTTTCTCTACGGTACCAAACAGCTGGAATGCTTGAACATGTATTGAGGCAAGGGGTTCTTGGAGAAAATGATACTGGTGAAGAATCACCTAA AAACCTAAAGCTTCCTTCTCGTCAGCCTTCCGTTGTTTGTGAGAACTGCCTTTATTCACAAGTGAAAGATTTGCGAGCGAGGGCCTTCCATATAATGGACCCAAAAGGCATTCTTGAAATGCTTCTTGTCTTTGTCGAAGGAAGAGATGGCTCGCCTCTTCCGCCTTCCTTTGCTTCCTCTGAG GATACCGCAAGTAGGATCACATCATTCCTAGGCAGGTGGGAAGGTCATTCTATTACTAATCGGAGTGGAGTGTATGATGCTACAATTGCTGAAGCAGACACTGTGGCTTTACTTGAATTTGATGACAAGGGTCAGCTAATTCAG GATATAACATCAACATCCGATGGCGGAGATGTCACTACAAATGTCCACTGGACAGGAACTGTATCAGATAACCTAATAACTTTTGATGGAGGCTTCCAAATGACTCTTTTACCTGGAGGAATGTACATGGCGTGCCCTTGTAATATAGCAAACAGCATAGCAGAATTGAAGTCTTTCCATTTGGAGTTCTGTTGGTTAGAATCCCCCAACAAGAGACACAGACTTATACGTACGTATGATGTTGAGGGTTTGGCAGTGTCATCAACATACATTTACGAAACCAAAATTTGA